The sequence below is a genomic window from Rickettsia prowazekii str. Breinl.
TCATCTAAATAATCAGTAGTAACAGAAAATTTCAGTACTCCTCCATATTTGTTCTGCTTGCTACTTATTACAAAGTCTTTTAAAGATTTACTTTGAAAATAATTTTCAGAAGTAAAGATCATTGTTATCAAAAATAGTACTAACGATATAGTACTACCTAAGACAAATCCTACTAATAGCCCTAGGAATCTATCAATAAAACCGTTTCGCATAAACGAAATTATAGCAAGAAATTTATAAACTATAAAAACACATAAAATTAAAGAAATAACATAAGATATAACACTGGTAATAATGATGCTTATAACCTCATTCTCAATATATTTCACGATTTGTGCAGAAATATATGGATATAAGAAATATCCTAACATTATAGAAGCAATAAAACCTAGTATTCTAGTTAAAAAACCGACTATACCTTGATATAAGCCAAAAAATGAGAAGAGAGTAATAATAGCAAAAATAGTAATATCAAAAAATGTGATCATTATTGTTGAATAATTGGATTTAAATATTATATACTAATTATTATAATTAAATTTTTATTTATGTGCGATAAAATTTTTCATAACTTATCCGGTAAAACACTCGTTGCGACACCGTATGTAATTACAAAAGGCATTTACCATAAATCCTTAATTTATATGTTATCACACACAGAAGAAGGAGCGATAGGATTAATATTTAACCGTTTAGTAAATCATGTAGATTTGAAGTCGTTTTTTAAAATAAAAGAGGATAAAATAACAAGCCAGGTTATGGTTCCTATATATCTTTGGTGGGCCTATAGAACATGAAAAAGGATTTTTTCTTCATTCTAGAGATTATAATAAAAATTTGTTATTGGATTTCCATAATGATTTAGCAGTAAGCTCTAATCTAGAAATTTCAGAAGATATAGCTTTTGGTAAAGGACCTAAAAATAGCTTATTCATTGTCGGTTATACAGCATGGAAACCAGGACAACTTGAAGAAGAATTAGAAAAAAATCTATGGCTGGTTATGGATTGTAGTAAAGAATTTATTTTTGCCGAGAATCCTGAAAATAAATGGCACAATGCATTAAAACATCTAGGCATTGATGAAATATATTTTTCATCACAAATAGGAAATGCTTAAATATTAGCCATTTTTTTATGATCCTAAATAATAATGACTTAAAATTTTCCCATCACTGCTAATTAAGTATACAAAATTAGAATGTTGTAATGCATACTCATTTGTTTTTACATCAAATATTTTGGATGTATAAAAGACCTTAAATTGCTGTGCTAATTGTTCAATATCTTGTACTCTTCCAGTTAAACCTATAAAATTACTATCTATTTTTTCTAAATATTTCTTTAATACCTCACTTGTATCATGTTCAGGATCTAAAGTAATAAAAACTACTTGTAATAAAATATTCTCTCTCTTCAAAATCTTAATAATATCTTCTACTCTTTTAAGTGCTTGATTATCATACAAGGAATACGTAGTGCCAAAATAAATCAAACTTAAATAACCTTGCAAATTTGTACTATCAAATTTTTTACCTTGTTGTTCTATAAGAGTAAATTTAATTTTAAGCGAATCATCCATATTACTAGTTTCCTTAAGCTTGGACGTAGTTAATGAAGAATAAAATAAATATAAAAATATTATGCCCGTGATCATAGCAATGGCTATAAAAATTTTTATAAAATACATTTGGTTTTTATTATTTCTCATAGTAATTATATTAATATTTATTTATAATAAAAACTTATTCTTATTATATATGCAATAAGAAATATCTTGTACTTTCACTATTAAATCATGATATCTAAAAAAGAAGAAATAATGTTAATAGAAAATATTATTAACTTATATTGATGAAACAATAGATCTATAATAAAGTAAAAATTTAAATCTTATAGCTACTCATAACTAATTTTCTAGAAAGTCATAGATATGAAAACTGAGACCGCTCAAAGAATTGTAAAATATAAGAACGTCAAAGATTAAACGCATGAAAGTTCTTATTTCATCATCCTAAACCTATTATCAATAAATTTTCCTTACAGAGAATGCGCAGTATGACTCCTAACCATTAATAATATAAAATACTAACCTTTCATTAACAATCTATAAAACTTACCAGTAATTTAACAATTTACTAAATTAAATAGATATATCAAAGTAGTGACAATAGTCCAATAAGCAAACAATAATAATTGTACATTTAAAATTATTAATGACAATAATAAAACATAATAGTTTTAGTGATGCATAAAAGTTAAAAATAAAAGGTTCTTTAAGTTAAGAAATAAAAAACTATTATCAATATTACATTATATAATTCCTATTATAATAATTAACGTTAGAAATAACACATATACAATTAGTACCAATAAAATTGGAATAAAACATAAAATAATTAAAGTTTTAAATATGTTTTTCATAAAACAGATAAATTGGAACCATATATTCAGTTCAAAGATCATGATAACTATAAGATATTTCTTAGAAAGAATTTTTAACCAACTATTAAAAACAACGGGATAAGAAAATAAATTAGAGCACATTCTAAATTGCCTAAAATATTCATCCAAAATCAATTTTAAAAAGAAAATTTTGTTATACTTAATTCTGTAAAATGATTTAATGATTAATTTAATAGCATTTAGATATAAATATAAAAAATCATTTAAGTAACAATAATTCAAAGATAAGAATTCATTTTTGCAAATTAAGTGAGATTATTGAAAAATTTATGAAGATACCACAAAAATATAATTGTAAACTTAAAAGTAATCAATAATATATAATTTTAAAATTTTTACACCATATTAACAATATACGGACTAAAAATTAAGAAGATATTAAATTATTTCAAACAAAGAGCTTTAAGAATTTTAATATATTTGCTATAAAATCTCGATAAAATAATATTTATAAGCTTTTATAATTATCTGATCATAAGCTATCTATTTACAACTTACTCATAAATCTATTAATGGTATAGTGATCAAGAAAAAAAGTTATACAAAGCTAAATTAGCAAAAATTTATTATTAACAAGTATAAAACTTTAAACAAAATGGCTGAACAAAACTATCTAAATAATTAATAGAATTATATACTGCTAACACTGTTTCTTAGGATGTTATTTGGGTAGATTTAAGAGCAGAAATTATATAAAAGCTTTAGAATATTTAAACTGCTACTCATATCTTATGCAAAAGAAGCTTAACAGCAGAACTTTAAAAAATAAAGCACACAGAAGATCTAAACCTTATTGAATATAATATTTATCTAAAGAGTTAACTTAAGCAAACAAAAATTTTGTAGAAAAACTAGAAGCTTACAGATAATAAGACAAATCGATCATAATGATTAAGACTTTAAAACATCTTTAGTTAAGTTTGATTAACCTCAATTCTATTTAAGAATATGATATATTTTGCATCCTTAAGAGGATTTAAATAAGAAAATTTAATATCTCTTAATACAATTTTTATAGACAAGTAGAAATGTGGTGCTAGTATAAAAATAGCTATATTTAACGATGAATTAGATTATGACAAATAATCAATTTTCTGAAGATACAAAAAAAATTGCTGATCAAATAAAAGATTCATTAATAGGTATTAGTGACAATCTTGTACTTGAGAGCAAAGAGGTAGAGGAAATTTTTGAAGAATTAAGCAAAAATGAAGAATTTGATTATGAGATAGAGCGAATACTTGCAATCTTAAATGAGCAAACTATGGATTTAACACAACTGCAAAGCAGAATTATCTTATTAATCCGTAAGTATTTAGATAAAACTAAAAACTTAAAGCTTAAAATGGATGAGAAGCTCATTAACAAGAATGTTGCTGAAGTCAGTAATTATTTAATGCATCAACATTCTAAAATAGTTAGAGATGCTAATAAAAACCTTGCAAAACCAAAAGACAAATTGCAAAGTTTAACTAAACAAGCTCGAATGGACTTAAAACGTTTAATAAAAAGCTTTGCCGTTTATCAGGTTTATATGTTCATGAATCCAAAAAGAATAGCAGGCGAAACGAAACTAATGAATTTCGCATATAACATGATAAAAGGCGGGATGAAGCTTGCTAAAAAATATGAGGGCGGTAAAGAAAAAGATATTAAATCATATTCACCTAGACTTATTAAAAAACTTGAAAAAGCTCATGCAGGCTTTAAAAAAAATAACAGTATATCAATTTAATTATTAAGAGCCTATACTAGGCTCAGATCAATTTAGTAATATATAGCAAGATTTCAACTTAAATTTTCCTATAATAGTACTCAAGAAAAACACCAGGTACAACCTGTAAAAATTAACATAAACATATGGTACTAACCACTTTTCATTCTACTGAAACAGATAATATAAACTATACGCGACAGCTAAGTACAAAAATTTTCTCAAGAAAACCAATTTAAACTATTGAGTACTCAGACCTATAAATACATGATATTATTAATCTAAATTAGCCGTTTAGTAAATTAAAATCACCTTTTAGTACATGAAAGAGTTTCTGTTTCTTATGAAACAAAAAAATATTAATGGATAAATAAAATACGGGACGTAGACGTAGCATATAAATAAGAAGAAACTAATTATAGTTTTTAATAATGCTATTTATTCCAGAGAATATACTATATTTTTATATAGCTGTAGTTTATTTTATTATACTATTAAAGCAATTTATTACGCAGATAAAGTTTGTTATAGATCATATTTTATAGTATATAAATAATAAATATATTAACTCCTAGTACTAGTAAATTTCTAATCGAGCTTTAAAAGATTGAACAAAAATTATATTAATCAAACTCTTATGATAAATGATCTACAAGAGTTATTGATCTAGATATCCTACTTTGATGATTATATAGGTTTACTTGTTGTAAAAATACCGCATCTCAATAATTTCAAGTTTAAGAATGCTTAGGGATGTTCTTGAATAACTTATAGAAGTAATAAAAAGGTGAAGAAGATATAGTCAATATTAATAGACTATCAAAGTAATAATTTAAAAAATACTTTATTACCTGTATTAACTTTGTGTTAAATAATCTAGATATATTAATTGTCAATTATAATTGGCAAATTATTACTACGCATTCATCAACTATCCAAACACAAAAATAAAATTTCTTGATTCCAATAAATCTCTGCTTTCTAGCTTAATATTACAAGAATAAAAAAGGTAGATTTGTATAGAAAATATTATTCTTAATAATGATAGAATTGGTTTTAGAAAAATTATTTATCAAAATTTATATATTTATAATTTACAAAAAATTAAGAAACTAGACTGTGATATATTGTGAGGATATTTAAAAAATCTTATATTTCTGTTTTATTCTAATGCATTACACAAAAAATAATAGTAATATTTAACAGAATATGATGAGGTATATTGTAAAACACAAAGGGCTGTATGTAATAAAGGTTATTGGTGCTATAAAGAGTTTAAATAGTTAATGAGGCGTAAACTTTTTAGTCTAAAACTAGAAAGATTTTTAACAATATAAATACTTAACTTTTACGTTTTTCTGAGAGTACAATCTTATTAAAATAAATAAATTATGATGGCAGTATATTTTTTTTCTTAATCTTTTAGCAGAATTGCATTCTAAATAGACAAAATATTATTAAATTTAAAATTACTAATATGCAACATGAAAATTTCTAGCACAAATATACAAAAAAGTATTATCATCACATTACCAATTTCCACACTATATTAAGTGTAATACATTCCAAATGTAAAAGAATAAATTGAAGAAAATTACTAAGAATTATGGCAGCATTTTACTGAAGGATGTTTAAGAAACTAGCTCATTTTGAATCTGAATTAGGCTCAACTCAAAAACTTGTTCAATGTACAATTTTTAGAGCATTTAATGTTTATTATCACTCCTGAGATAACAGACTCTAAAATTCAAGTATTACAAAAATTTTATAGAACTCCATATTATAGGACTTTACAATTTTTCATTGTTCATAGTACAGTATATCAATTGCATGACACAAGAATGTGCAAATTTGATTAATAATTCAAACTCAAAAGAACAAATATATATCAAGACACAGTAAAAAGCGCAGAACTACTATTGCAATTTCTATACAGAATAAATGCAATATATCAATAATTATACTATTATTCTTTCATAAAATGAAAAATATATTTCTACATTCCTTAACTCTTGAGAATTATCGTAATTTTAAAAACCTTGAACTAAAAACAGATAATACACCTATAATTTTAACAGGTGAAAATGGTAGCGGTAAAACTAATATTTTAGAAGCTATATCACTGTTCTATCCAGGCAGAGGCTTGAGGTCATCAAAACTTACCGATATATGTAAAACTTCAGAAGATTATTGTAAAGTTAAAACTCTATTGCAAAGCAAGCTAGGTCTTGCAGAGCTTAGTACACATATTAAACGCAGCTCAAATAGGCGAATAACCGAATATAACGCAAGTAAAATAGCTAATAACGAGTTAAGTAAATTTACTAATATGGTATGGCTAACTCCACAAATGGAAGGAATCTTTACAAGCAGCAGTACCGATAGAAGAAAATTTCTTGATAGAATAGTTTATAACTTTGATACAAAACATGCAGCACTATTAAATAAATATGAATATTACATGCATGAGAGAAATAAAATTTTAGCAGAAGATATAAGAGATAATAATTGGCTTAAAATTATTGAAGAAAAGATGGCTGATATTTCTAACAATATTGCTAATAATCGTTTAAAAACCATAAGATTTATACAGCA
It includes:
- the recF gene encoding DNA replication/repair protein RecF (All proteins in this family for which functions are known are DNA-binding proteins that assist the filamentation of RecA onto DNA for the initiation of recombination or recombinational repair.); the protein is MKNIFLHSLTLENYRNFKNLELKTDNTPIILTGENGSGKTNILEAISLFYPGRGLRSSKLTDICKTSEDYCKVKTLLQSKLGLAELSTHIKRSSNRRITEYNASKIANNELSKFTNMVWLTPQMEGIFTSSSTDRRKFLDRIVYNFDTKHAALLNKYEYYMHERNKILAEDIRDNNWLKIIEEKMADISNNIANNRLKTIRFIQQAIDDIENEFPKADLSIDGIIEQKILNVEGDIVNFIITELYKTRSKDKLLGRTSFGIHKSDFLVKHQKKNILAKFCSTGEQKAILIAIILAEINSTIKLTKITPILLLDEIFVHLDDKRRQYLMGFFNALNIQLWVTATDLDGIENFANKAQLIKL
- a CDS encoding SCO family protein, producing MRNNKNQMYFIKIFIAIAMITGIIFLYLFYSSLTTSKLKETSNMDDSLKIKFTLIEQQGKKFDSTNLQGYLSLIYFGTTYSLYDNQALKRVEDIIKILKRENILLQVVFITLDPEHDTSEVLKKYLEKIDSNFIGLTGRVQDIEQLAQQFKVFYTSKIFDVKTNEYALQHSNFVYLISSDGKILSHYYLGS
- a CDS encoding CvpA family protein; translated protein: MITFFDITIFAIITLFSFFGLYQGIVGFLTRILGFIASIMLGYFLYPYISAQIVKYIENEVISIIITSVISYVISLILCVFIVYKFLAIISFMRNGFIDRFLGLLVGFVLGSTISLVLFLITMIFTSENYFQSKSLKDFVISSKQNKYGGVLKFSVTTDYLDELSRKIIVIMLNNIFGSIEIFKNKDFKNFLKKSNSLNDIEDVFSKELQDELSNIDD
- a CDS encoding DUF5394 family protein; protein product: MTNNQFSEDTKKIADQIKDSLIGISDNLVLESKEVEEIFEELSKNEEFDYEIERILAILNEQTMDLTQLQSRIILLIRKYLDKTKNLKLKMDEKLINKNVAEVSNYLMHQHSKIVRDANKNLAKPKDKLQSLTKQARMDLKRLIKSFAVYQVYMFMNPKRIAGETKLMNFAYNMIKGGMKLAKKYEGGKEKDIKSYSPRLIKKLEKAHAGFKKNNSISI